The Streptomyces sp. HUAS CB01 genome has a segment encoding these proteins:
- a CDS encoding NlpC/P60 family protein: MTALLAKTIGGIGCTVLALPLLAAAAVAGALTHSPASQANTLVASGYARSDIPPRMLALYQRGARECPGLAWTVLAAIGKVETNHGRHPTMISSAGAVGPMQFLPSTFKAYAHPVPPGGKNPPTPWDPVDAVHAAARLLCANGARDGRNLRRAIWHYNHSTAYVNQVLKIADQYAAADRSVSASPTGAARTAIAFARAQIGTPYVWGGDGPAEGGYDCSGLTQAAYRSAGIPIPRVAQDQFNAGPRLPRGSRPQPGDLLFYGDSPHHITHVALYIGNGRIIEAPRPGTTVRESPAGTNSPTYQGATRPAARSSGHR; the protein is encoded by the coding sequence ATGACGGCCCTGCTGGCCAAGACGATCGGCGGCATCGGCTGCACCGTCCTCGCCCTCCCCCTGCTCGCGGCCGCCGCCGTCGCCGGAGCCCTGACCCACTCCCCCGCGTCGCAGGCCAACACCCTGGTCGCCAGCGGCTACGCGCGCTCCGACATCCCACCCCGCATGCTCGCCCTCTACCAACGGGGGGCGCGCGAGTGTCCTGGCCTTGCCTGGACCGTCCTCGCCGCCATCGGCAAGGTCGAGACGAATCACGGCCGCCACCCCACGATGATCTCCTCCGCCGGTGCCGTCGGCCCCATGCAGTTCCTGCCGTCCACGTTCAAGGCCTACGCCCACCCCGTCCCACCCGGCGGGAAGAACCCGCCCACCCCCTGGGACCCCGTCGACGCGGTCCACGCCGCCGCCCGCCTCCTGTGCGCCAACGGCGCCCGCGACGGCCGTAACCTCCGACGGGCGATCTGGCACTACAACCACTCCACCGCCTACGTGAACCAGGTCCTCAAGATCGCCGACCAGTACGCCGCAGCCGACCGATCCGTCTCCGCCTCACCGACCGGCGCCGCCCGCACAGCGATCGCCTTCGCCCGCGCCCAGATCGGCACCCCCTACGTCTGGGGAGGCGACGGCCCCGCAGAAGGCGGCTACGACTGCTCCGGCCTCACCCAGGCCGCCTACCGATCAGCCGGCATCCCCATCCCCCGCGTCGCACAGGACCAGTTCAACGCAGGCCCCCGCCTGCCCCGCGGCAGCCGCCCCCAACCCGGCGACCTCCTCTTCTACGGCGACAGCCCCCACCACATCACCCACGTCGCCCTCTACATCGGCAACGGCCGCATCATCGAAGCACCCCGTCCCGGCACCACCGTGCGGGAATCACCGGCCGGCACCAACTCCCCCACCTACCAAGGAGCCACCAGGCCGGCGGCCAGGAGCAGCGGACACCGGTGA
- a CDS encoding replication-relaxation family protein, with protein sequence MPALPRPASGPGSRYTARAATTRRRHHTRPVEVAALARHLTARDQWLARMLHEHRVLTSHHIRHLAFTTLRSAQRRLRALHQYGVLDSFRPLVQSGSAPEHYTLGPAGAALLAAWAGCEPADVGWRPTHTGRIAYSPSLGHDLGVNELLVRLAAHSRTHPDTRLGLWLSERSCARRWGDIVRPDAYAHWRDGTHCLPFFLEYDTGSQTLGRVEAKLPGYAAFVTATSTRPALLIHTRTESRAQALRRHLAAPARGLGLTIATSSADFTTTSPWGPWWCPLTNDTRRTTLAGLAALWPHLTSAGGLEPTDADTPLTLPVPPLPPTGGEAE encoded by the coding sequence ATGCCCGCACTGCCCCGCCCCGCCTCAGGGCCCGGCTCCCGCTACACCGCACGCGCCGCCACCACCCGGCGCCGCCACCACACCCGGCCCGTGGAGGTGGCCGCGCTGGCCCGCCACCTCACCGCCCGGGACCAGTGGCTGGCGCGCATGCTCCACGAGCACCGCGTCCTGACCAGCCACCACATCCGCCACCTCGCCTTCACCACCCTCCGCTCCGCCCAGCGACGACTGCGCGCCCTCCACCAGTACGGCGTCCTGGACTCCTTCCGCCCGCTCGTGCAGTCCGGGTCGGCACCCGAGCACTACACCCTCGGCCCGGCCGGAGCAGCCCTCCTCGCCGCCTGGGCCGGCTGCGAACCGGCAGACGTGGGCTGGCGGCCCACCCACACCGGCCGCATCGCCTACTCCCCCTCCCTCGGCCACGACCTCGGCGTCAACGAACTCCTCGTCCGCCTCGCCGCCCACTCCCGCACCCACCCCGACACCCGGCTGGGACTGTGGCTCTCGGAACGGTCCTGCGCACGCCGCTGGGGAGACATCGTCCGCCCCGACGCCTACGCCCACTGGCGCGACGGCACGCACTGCCTGCCGTTCTTCCTCGAATACGACACCGGCAGCCAAACCCTGGGCCGTGTCGAGGCGAAGCTCCCCGGCTACGCCGCCTTCGTCACCGCCACCAGCACCCGGCCCGCGCTGCTCATCCACACCCGCACCGAATCCCGCGCCCAGGCCCTGCGCCGCCACCTCGCGGCCCCCGCCCGCGGCCTCGGCCTCACCATCGCCACCTCCTCCGCGGACTTCACCACCACCTCCCCGTGGGGCCCGTGGTGGTGCCCGCTCACCAACGACACCCGGCGCACCACCCTCGCCGGTCTCGCAGCCCTCTGGCCCCACCTCACTTCGGCCGGAGGCCTGGAACCCACCGACGCCGACACACCCCTCACCCTCCCCGTCCCCCCGCTCCCGCCCACCGGCGGGGAGGCGGAATGA
- a CDS encoding type IV secretory system conjugative DNA transfer family protein: protein MTRLRALVEVGPPGGPLVDFLTHPHRFGPALAQAAHWVLASAPVLTPVLILGAAGAGAGRRRLVRWRQAQLQAGAQMVEILAPPVVAPRGGEVLWAQLAGLLRPWWRRITTGQPHLAFEYSWSHTGLRIRLWVPGSVPLGLVRRAVEGAWPGAHTRVTAPAPLLPAGHTVSAGRLRPARPDVLPLRTDHATDPLRALLQAATGMAETESACVQILARPATGRALRRARRQARRLKAGQTPSRLPALTALLLHRAQPAAATGRQDPEHGVAVRQMAAKQSGAQWQCTITYAVACPATEGGARDVVRGRAHALASAFGLYADRNYLARTRLPRPEPFLTDRQFLPRRAALLSVPELAALAHLPIDPGAPGVQRAGARSVLPPPSVPQPAAGNGVKPLGRSDTGARRGVGLAVHDARHHLHVMGATGSGKSTLIANLALDDIRNHRGVIVIDPKGDLVTDLLDRIPDTSADRLVLIDPDDPHTPPCLNVLDGHDIDVVVDNITGIFRRIFTAFWGPRTDDVMRAACLTLLKHRERTRQLVTLADVPRLLGESAYRLRIVPALKDPVLRGFWAWYESMSEPSRAAVVGPVMNKLRAFLLRDFARRAISAGPSTFDLGQVLDGGILLARLPKGALGEETARLLGSFLVAGTWQAAAARARTPEHTRIDATLSIDEAHNFLTLPYPLEDMLAEARGYRLSMLLAHQHLAQLPRDLREGISANARNKIFFNASPEDAGALERHTLPTLAAHDLAHLGPYQAAAHLLTGGAAAAAFTLTTQPLPPAVPGRATDLRTAAAARTGPRPATRP, encoded by the coding sequence GTGACCCGCCTGCGCGCCCTGGTCGAGGTGGGGCCGCCGGGAGGGCCGCTGGTCGACTTCCTCACCCACCCGCACCGGTTCGGGCCCGCCCTCGCCCAGGCCGCCCACTGGGTTCTTGCCTCCGCGCCCGTCCTCACGCCGGTGCTCATCCTGGGCGCCGCCGGGGCGGGGGCGGGACGGCGCCGGCTCGTGCGGTGGCGGCAGGCGCAGCTGCAGGCCGGCGCGCAGATGGTGGAGATCCTCGCCCCGCCGGTGGTGGCTCCCCGCGGCGGTGAAGTCCTGTGGGCGCAGCTGGCCGGGCTGCTGCGGCCGTGGTGGCGCCGGATCACCACCGGCCAGCCGCATCTCGCGTTCGAGTACTCCTGGTCGCACACCGGGCTGCGTATCCGCCTGTGGGTTCCCGGATCGGTGCCCCTCGGGCTCGTGCGGCGCGCCGTGGAGGGTGCGTGGCCCGGTGCCCACACCCGCGTCACCGCCCCCGCGCCGCTGCTCCCCGCCGGGCACACGGTCAGTGCCGGGCGTCTGCGCCCGGCGAGGCCGGACGTGCTGCCGTTGCGCACCGACCACGCGACCGACCCGCTGCGGGCGCTGCTGCAGGCCGCGACCGGCATGGCCGAGACGGAGTCGGCGTGCGTGCAGATCCTGGCCCGTCCCGCGACCGGCAGGGCCCTGCGGCGTGCGCGCCGGCAGGCACGCCGCCTCAAGGCCGGGCAGACGCCTTCCCGTCTGCCCGCCCTCACCGCGCTGCTGCTGCACCGCGCCCAACCGGCAGCCGCGACGGGGCGGCAGGACCCCGAGCACGGGGTGGCGGTGCGGCAGATGGCGGCGAAACAGTCAGGCGCCCAGTGGCAGTGCACGATCACCTACGCCGTCGCCTGTCCCGCAACGGAAGGCGGGGCCCGGGATGTGGTGCGCGGCCGGGCGCACGCGCTGGCCTCCGCCTTCGGCCTGTACGCGGACCGCAACTACCTCGCCCGCACCCGACTCCCAAGGCCCGAACCCTTCCTCACCGACCGGCAGTTCCTCCCCCGCCGGGCGGCGCTGCTGTCCGTTCCGGAACTGGCCGCGCTCGCCCACCTGCCGATCGACCCCGGTGCACCGGGGGTGCAGCGCGCCGGGGCCCGTTCCGTCCTGCCCCCGCCCTCGGTCCCGCAACCGGCAGCCGGCAACGGGGTGAAACCACTCGGCCGCTCCGACACCGGCGCCCGACGCGGAGTCGGCCTCGCGGTCCACGACGCGCGCCATCACCTCCATGTCATGGGCGCAACCGGGTCGGGCAAGTCCACGCTGATCGCCAACCTCGCCCTCGACGACATCCGCAACCATCGCGGTGTCATCGTCATCGATCCCAAGGGCGACCTCGTCACCGACCTGCTGGACCGGATCCCGGACACGAGCGCCGACCGCCTGGTCCTCATCGACCCCGACGACCCGCACACCCCGCCCTGCCTGAACGTCCTCGACGGCCACGACATCGACGTCGTCGTCGACAACATCACCGGGATCTTCCGGCGCATCTTCACCGCGTTCTGGGGACCGCGCACCGACGACGTGATGCGCGCCGCGTGCCTCACCCTCCTCAAGCACCGCGAACGCACCCGCCAACTCGTCACCCTCGCCGACGTCCCCCGCCTCCTCGGCGAGAGCGCCTACCGGCTGCGGATCGTCCCCGCCCTCAAGGACCCCGTGCTGCGAGGATTCTGGGCCTGGTACGAATCGATGTCCGAACCCTCGCGCGCGGCCGTGGTCGGGCCGGTGATGAACAAACTGCGCGCCTTCCTCCTGCGGGACTTCGCCCGCCGGGCGATCTCCGCCGGCCCCTCCACCTTCGACCTCGGCCAGGTCCTCGACGGCGGCATCCTCCTCGCCCGCCTCCCCAAAGGCGCCCTCGGTGAGGAAACCGCCCGGCTGCTCGGCTCCTTCCTCGTCGCCGGCACCTGGCAGGCCGCCGCCGCCCGCGCCCGCACCCCCGAACACACCCGCATCGACGCCACCCTCAGCATCGACGAAGCCCACAACTTCCTCACCCTCCCCTACCCGCTGGAGGACATGCTCGCCGAGGCCCGCGGCTACCGCCTGTCGATGCTGCTCGCCCACCAGCACCTCGCCCAACTCCCCCGCGACCTGCGCGAAGGGATCTCCGCGAACGCCCGCAACAAGATCTTCTTCAACGCCTCTCCCGAGGACGCCGGCGCCCTGGAACGGCACACCCTGCCCACCCTCGCCGCCCACGACCTCGCCCACCTCGGCCCCTACCAGGCCGCCGCCCACCTCCTCACCGGCGGCGCCGCAGCCGCCGCGTTCACCCTCACCACCCAGCCACTGCCACCTGCCGTCCCCGGCCGCGCCACCGACCTGCGCACCGCAGCCGCCGCCCGCACCGGCCCCCGCCCCGCCACCCGGCCCTGA
- a CDS encoding VirB4 family type IV secretion system protein, translating into MTTTPSPTAGRAAGKEPAIEVARLLEAAGPEAVEVHPRMLAVAGHLTTTLVVTGYPAEVTPGWLAPLLNFPAPLDIAAHIEPIPNAVAAAGLKKQRARLESGRRAGFDKGHLDDPDVEAAACDAADLAYRIARGEGKLFHVALYLTVHAPDEATLAEQAAAVRAVAESLLMTLSPTTYRALPGWLATLPLGIDTLKIRRTFDTAALAACFPFTSPDLPSHTGTASGVLYGLNASSGAPVLWDRYGQDNYNSITLARSGAGKSYLAKLELLRLLFTGVTAAVIDPEDEYVRLAETVGGSVLALGAEGIRINPFDLPAPGTRGGGDVLTRRVLFLHTFLTVLLGCDPSTSEKAVLDQAILATYARSGITADPRTWQRTPPTLDDLAAVLEDGGETGRDLAARLVTYTTGSHAGLFNGHSTVDTNRHLTVFALRRLPEEVKAPAMLLALDAIWRQVTSRPEPGRYLVVVDEAWRLMCDGAGARFLFRMAKAARKYWAGLAVITQDADDVLASPLGRAIVSNATTQILLRQAPQAIDTISDTFHLSHGEREFLVSATRGEALLLTGDRRHKVALISVAAPGEHEVITTDPGELAAQTTLTDDPAGFDDLPVEDAYGLLDGDGEWQR; encoded by the coding sequence ATGACCACCACCCCATCTCCCACTGCGGGACGCGCCGCAGGGAAGGAGCCGGCCATTGAGGTGGCCCGTCTGCTGGAGGCGGCCGGCCCGGAGGCGGTCGAGGTCCATCCGCGGATGCTGGCCGTGGCAGGTCACCTCACCACGACCCTCGTCGTCACCGGCTACCCGGCCGAGGTCACCCCCGGCTGGCTCGCACCCCTGCTGAATTTCCCCGCGCCCCTGGACATCGCGGCGCACATCGAACCGATCCCCAACGCGGTCGCCGCGGCCGGCCTGAAGAAGCAGCGGGCCAGGCTCGAGTCCGGCCGCCGTGCCGGCTTCGACAAGGGACACTTGGACGACCCCGATGTGGAGGCGGCGGCCTGCGACGCCGCCGACCTCGCCTACCGCATCGCGCGCGGCGAGGGAAAGCTCTTCCACGTCGCCCTGTACCTGACCGTCCACGCACCGGATGAGGCCACGCTGGCCGAGCAGGCCGCCGCGGTCCGCGCGGTCGCCGAATCGCTGCTGATGACGCTCTCCCCGACCACCTACCGGGCCCTGCCCGGCTGGCTCGCCACCCTCCCCCTCGGCATCGACACCCTCAAGATCCGCCGCACCTTCGACACCGCCGCGCTCGCCGCCTGCTTCCCCTTCACCAGCCCCGACCTGCCCTCCCACACCGGCACGGCGTCGGGGGTGCTGTACGGGTTGAACGCCTCCTCGGGTGCGCCGGTGCTGTGGGACCGCTACGGGCAGGACAACTACAACTCGATCACCCTGGCCCGTTCCGGTGCCGGCAAGTCCTACCTGGCCAAACTGGAGCTGCTGCGCCTGCTGTTCACCGGGGTGACCGCAGCGGTCATCGACCCTGAAGACGAATACGTCCGGCTCGCCGAGACCGTCGGGGGCAGCGTCCTTGCCCTGGGAGCCGAGGGGATCCGCATCAACCCCTTCGACCTCCCCGCCCCAGGCACGAGGGGCGGTGGGGACGTGCTGACCCGGAGGGTGCTGTTCCTGCACACGTTCCTCACCGTGCTCCTCGGCTGTGATCCGAGCACGTCGGAGAAGGCCGTCCTCGACCAGGCGATCCTCGCCACCTACGCGCGGTCCGGGATCACCGCGGACCCGCGCACCTGGCAGCGCACGCCCCCCACCCTCGACGACCTCGCCGCCGTCCTGGAGGACGGCGGCGAGACGGGCAGGGATCTGGCGGCGCGGCTGGTCACCTACACGACAGGCTCCCACGCCGGCCTGTTCAACGGGCATTCCACCGTCGACACCAACCGTCACCTGACGGTGTTCGCGCTGCGCCGGCTCCCCGAGGAGGTCAAGGCGCCGGCCATGCTGCTGGCCCTGGACGCGATCTGGCGGCAGGTCACCTCGCGCCCCGAGCCGGGCCGGTATCTGGTCGTCGTGGACGAGGCCTGGCGGCTGATGTGCGACGGTGCCGGGGCCCGCTTCCTGTTCCGCATGGCCAAGGCCGCCCGCAAGTACTGGGCCGGACTGGCGGTGATCACCCAGGACGCCGACGACGTCCTCGCCTCCCCGCTCGGGCGGGCGATCGTCTCCAACGCGACCACCCAGATCCTGCTGCGGCAGGCACCCCAGGCCATCGACACCATCAGCGACACCTTCCATCTCAGCCACGGCGAGCGTGAGTTCCTGGTTTCCGCCACCCGCGGCGAGGCCCTGCTGCTCACCGGAGACCGCCGCCACAAGGTGGCCCTGATCAGCGTCGCCGCGCCCGGCGAGCACGAGGTCATCACCACCGACCCCGGCGAACTCGCCGCCCAAACCACGCTGACAGACGACCCGGCCGGCTTCGACGACCTCCCCGTCGAAGACGCCTACGGGCTCCTCGACGGCGACGGGGAGTGGCAGCGGTGA
- a CDS encoding PrgI family protein, whose product MNQFTSAEEGPCTTRIPADISRPDRLIGPFTARQAAVLAAVAVVLYAGWWTTRPLMAPLVYLAMVVPVAGAASALVLGRREGIGLDRFLLAALAHRRRPKRQVYAPDGVPPLPALVPGRWAAAAGPPPAAMAMPYAGVGADGVLNLGREGTAAVATCSTVNFELRSAAEQQQLTAAFARWLNSLTGPAQLLVRCHRIDLTPFADQLHQDAAGLPHPALEQAARAHADFLASLATGGNLLGRQTVLVSREPAGRAGRAVQRTHEAARALGGAEITVTPLNATNTAALITGACNPDTPALPDPSEGDRP is encoded by the coding sequence ATGAACCAGTTCACGTCGGCGGAAGAGGGCCCGTGCACGACACGGATTCCGGCGGACATCTCGCGCCCGGACCGGCTGATCGGCCCGTTCACCGCCCGGCAGGCCGCTGTCCTCGCCGCCGTCGCCGTCGTCCTCTACGCCGGCTGGTGGACTACCCGCCCGTTGATGGCCCCGCTGGTCTACCTGGCCATGGTGGTGCCGGTCGCCGGCGCGGCGTCCGCGCTCGTCCTCGGCCGGCGCGAGGGCATCGGCCTGGACCGCTTCCTTCTGGCCGCCCTCGCTCACCGCCGCCGGCCCAAACGGCAGGTGTACGCGCCCGACGGCGTCCCGCCTCTGCCCGCGCTCGTCCCGGGCCGGTGGGCGGCTGCGGCCGGGCCGCCACCGGCGGCGATGGCCATGCCGTACGCAGGAGTGGGCGCCGATGGCGTGCTCAATCTCGGCCGGGAGGGGACGGCGGCCGTGGCGACGTGCTCCACGGTGAACTTCGAACTCAGGTCGGCGGCCGAACAGCAGCAGCTCACCGCCGCGTTCGCCCGGTGGCTCAACTCCCTCACCGGTCCGGCGCAGCTGCTGGTGCGCTGTCACCGCATCGATCTCACGCCCTTCGCCGACCAGCTGCACCAGGACGCGGCGGGACTGCCGCACCCCGCTCTGGAACAGGCCGCGCGGGCCCATGCCGACTTCCTGGCCTCCCTCGCCACCGGCGGCAACCTCCTCGGACGGCAGACCGTGCTGGTCTCCCGCGAACCCGCGGGCCGGGCCGGGCGGGCGGTGCAGCGCACGCACGAGGCCGCCCGCGCCCTCGGCGGAGCGGAGATCACCGTCACCCCGCTGAACGCCACGAACACCGCCGCCCTGATCACCGGGGCCTGCAATCCCGACACCCCAGCCCTGCCAGATCCCTCGGAAGGTGACCGCCCATGA
- a CDS encoding pilin: MLARLRRCSVRVVRLCGRWLCRVGFVAFFATAVLFADEGRGWAVADIPTVISNLRNWIIGILSGLATLFFTLGGVRYLMAGGDPGEVESAKRSFRAAAIGYGLALLAPVIVTILQGIVGTGRGQ; encoded by the coding sequence GTGCTCGCGAGGCTTCGCAGGTGTTCGGTCCGGGTCGTCCGGCTGTGCGGCCGCTGGCTGTGCCGTGTTGGCTTCGTCGCGTTCTTCGCCACAGCGGTGCTGTTCGCCGACGAGGGGCGGGGGTGGGCGGTCGCCGACATCCCGACGGTGATCAGCAATCTGCGGAACTGGATCATCGGCATCCTTTCCGGTCTCGCCACCCTCTTCTTCACCCTCGGTGGGGTCCGGTACCTCATGGCAGGGGGTGATCCGGGCGAGGTCGAATCCGCCAAGCGGTCGTTTCGGGCCGCGGCGATCGGCTACGGCCTGGCGCTGCTGGCGCCGGTGATCGTGACCATCCTGCAGGGCATCGTCGGTACCGGGCGCGGGCAGTGA